From a single Lonchura striata isolate bLonStr1 chromosome 13, bLonStr1.mat, whole genome shotgun sequence genomic region:
- the SLC7A6OS gene encoding putative RNA polymerase II nuclear localization protein SLC7A6OS — protein sequence MAGAAVLRVRRKRGGPEPAEALLLACKRRRAEPAENNLFKLVATVSSKHEPVQKYVKDAITRDKAAQSLHPSLGSTQRILRELRCAKQADRKEKRYRVISSHRPGCPGTAAPAAHGQAAPRGDSPEQDAAPEESGTVHNSSDCCREFQLFDIVQEEEMVGDPSVTTANPQKTDPDAILCNAVEMIRERLNVSEDGKKEHGHKEDEYVYDIYYKETSAPDWIENILSVQPYREEYEWVNDDPGPEEVYEDEDDENDENNWRNDYPEEDEFLPEEDGEKDSEESFSDEDQCYRRRTWNKYRQEVLQEFGYDETEDLGSD from the exons ATGGCGGGCGCGGCCGTGCTGCGCGTGCGGCGGAAGCGCGGCGGCCCCGAGCCGGCCGAGGCGCTGCTCCTGGCCTGCAAGCGGCGCCGGGCCGAGCCCGCGGAGAACAACCTCTTCAAGCTGGTGGCGACCGTGTCCTCCAAG CACGAACCAGTTCAGAAGTATGTCAAAGATGCCATCACGCGAGACAAAGCGGCTCAAAGCCTGCACCCCTCTCTGGGAAGCACCCAGCGAATCCTTCGGGAGCTGCGTTGCGCCAAGCAGGCGGACAGGAAGGAGAAGCGGTACCGGGTGATATCCAGCCACCGGCCCGGCTGCCCCGGCACAGCTGCACCTGctgcccacggccaggctgCGCCCCGCGGGGACAGCCCGGAGCAGGATGCTGCCCCGGAGGAGAGTGGCACTGTCCATAACAGTTCAGACTGCTGCAGGGAATTCCAGCTGTTTGATATTGTACAAGAAGAGGAGATGGTGGGAGATCCCAGTGTAACCACTGCAAACCCACAG AAGACTGATCCAGATGCAATTCTCTGCAATGCAGTAGAGATGATCCGTGAGCGTTTAAATGTTTCTGAAGATGGTAAAAAAGAACATGGTCACAAAGAAGATGAGTATGTTTATGACATCTACTATAAGGAAACATCAGCCCCTGATTGGATTGAAAATATCCTTTCTGTACAGCCCTATAGAGAAGAATATGAATGG GTAAACGATGATCCTGGCCCAGAGGAAGTatatgaagatgaagatgatgaaaatgatgaaaataaCTGGCGTAATGATTATCCTGAAGAAGATGAATTCTTACCTGAGGAAGATGGAGAAAAAG ACTCTGAAGAGAGTTTCAGTGATGAGGACCAATGTTACAGGAGAAGAACATGGAACAAATATCGACAGGAAGTTTTGCAGGAATTTGGATATGATGAGACTGAAGATTTGGGTTCTGACTAA